A window of the Mesorhizobium opportunistum WSM2075 genome harbors these coding sequences:
- a CDS encoding GlsB/YeaQ/YmgE family stress response membrane protein, whose product MHLNGVGWIAAIIIGGLAGWLAEMFMKSNTGIFMNIIMGIVGAVVLNAILQALNFGPFGVGWIAYLITGFIGACLLIWVGRLVRR is encoded by the coding sequence ATGCACTTGAACGGCGTGGGCTGGATCGCAGCCATCATAATCGGCGGCCTGGCAGGCTGGTTGGCCGAAATGTTCATGAAGAGCAACACCGGCATTTTCATGAACATTATCATGGGCATCGTTGGCGCGGTGGTGCTGAACGCGATCTTGCAGGCGCTCAATTTCGGCCCATTCGGCGTCGGCTGGATCGCGTATCTGATCACCGGCTTCATCGGCGCCTGCCTGCTGATCTGGGTCGGTCGCCTGGTGCGCCGCTAG
- a CDS encoding pyruvate dehydrogenase complex E1 component subunit beta → MPIEILMPALSPTMEEGNLSKWLKNEGDKVVAGDVIAEIETDKATMEVEAVDEGTIGKLLIAAGTEGVKVNTPIAVLLQDGESAADVGKSAAPTKGEAPAKPEAPAEDKAEAAKPAATPVAAAPKAEIAADPDIPAGTEMVSTTVREALRDAMAEEMRRDGDVFVMGEEVAEYQGAYKITQGLLQEFGPRRVVDTPITEHGFAGVGVGAAMAGLKPIVEFMTFNFAMQAIDQIINSAAKTLYMSGGQMGAPIVFRGPNGAAARVAAQHSQCYAAWYSHIPGLKVVMPYTAADAKGLLKAAIRDPNPIIFLENEILYGQSFDVPKLDDFVLPIGKARIHKTGKDVTIVSFGIGMTYAVKAEAELRGMGIDAEIIDLRTIRPLDLDTIIASVKKTNRLVVVEEGYPQNSVGDHIANQVSQRAFDFLDAPVITIAGKDVPMPYAANLEKLALPNVGEVIEAVKAVAYR, encoded by the coding sequence ATGCCGATCGAAATTCTCATGCCCGCTCTCTCGCCGACCATGGAAGAGGGCAATCTTTCCAAATGGTTGAAGAACGAGGGTGACAAGGTCGTCGCCGGCGACGTCATCGCCGAGATCGAAACCGACAAGGCGACGATGGAAGTCGAAGCCGTCGATGAGGGCACGATTGGAAAGCTCCTGATCGCCGCCGGCACCGAAGGCGTCAAGGTCAACACACCGATCGCGGTTTTGCTGCAGGACGGCGAAAGCGCCGCCGATGTCGGCAAGTCCGCGGCTCCCACCAAGGGGGAAGCACCGGCGAAGCCGGAGGCTCCGGCCGAGGACAAGGCGGAGGCCGCAAAGCCGGCCGCGACACCAGTCGCAGCCGCACCGAAAGCGGAAATCGCCGCCGATCCCGACATTCCGGCCGGCACGGAGATGGTGTCGACCACGGTGCGCGAAGCCTTGCGCGACGCGATGGCCGAGGAAATGCGCCGCGACGGCGATGTCTTCGTCATGGGCGAGGAGGTCGCCGAATACCAGGGCGCCTACAAGATCACCCAAGGCCTGCTGCAGGAATTCGGGCCACGCCGCGTCGTCGACACGCCGATCACCGAGCATGGCTTTGCCGGCGTCGGCGTCGGTGCGGCGATGGCCGGGCTGAAGCCGATCGTCGAGTTCATGACCTTCAATTTCGCCATGCAGGCGATCGACCAGATCATCAACTCGGCCGCCAAGACGCTCTATATGTCCGGCGGCCAGATGGGAGCGCCGATCGTGTTCCGTGGTCCGAATGGTGCCGCGGCCCGCGTCGCCGCACAGCATTCGCAGTGCTACGCCGCCTGGTACAGCCACATTCCCGGCCTGAAAGTGGTGATGCCCTATACGGCCGCCGACGCCAAGGGCTTGCTGAAGGCCGCGATCCGCGACCCGAACCCGATCATCTTCCTCGAGAACGAAATCCTCTACGGCCAGTCCTTCGACGTGCCGAAGCTGGATGATTTCGTGCTGCCGATCGGCAAGGCGCGTATCCACAAGACGGGCAAGGACGTCACCATCGTCTCGTTCGGCATCGGCATGACCTACGCGGTCAAGGCGGAAGCGGAACTGCGCGGCATGGGCATCGACGCCGAGATCATCGACCTGCGCACGATCCGCCCGCTCGACCTCGACACGATCATCGCGTCGGTCAAGAAGACCAACCGGCTGGTGGTCGTGGAGGAAGGCTATCCGCAGAACTCGGTCGGCGACCATATCGCCAACCAGGTCTCGCAGCGCGCCTTCGATTTCCTCGACGCCCCAGTCATCACCATTGCCGGCAAGGATGTGCCGATGCCCTATGCGGCCAACCTCGAGAAACTGGCCTTGCCGAATGTCGGCGAGGTCATCGAGGCGGTCAAAGCCGTCGCGTATCGCTGA
- the pdhA gene encoding pyruvate dehydrogenase (acetyl-transferring) E1 component subunit alpha yields MATAARKAPAKSKSDGKSVLSAPKPAEFTKDEELAAYRHMLLIRRFEEKAGQLYGMGFIGGFCHLYIGQEAVVTGMKMALIDGDQMITAYRDHGHMLAMELSPRGVMAELTGRRGGLSRGKGGSMHMFSKEKHFYGGHGIVGAQVSLGTGLAFANRYRENNNVSLTYFGDGAANQGQVYESFNMASLWKLPVIYIIENNRYAMGTSVSRSSAETNFSHRGASFKIPGIQVDGMDVRAVKSAGDQATEWCRAGNGPIILEMQTYRYRGHSMSDPAKYRSKEEVQKMRSDHDPIEQVKARLTQKKWATEDELKAIDKEVRDVVADAAEFAQNDAEPDPSELWTDIVL; encoded by the coding sequence ATGGCCACCGCAGCCAGAAAAGCGCCTGCCAAATCGAAATCCGACGGCAAATCGGTGCTTTCAGCACCCAAGCCTGCTGAATTCACCAAGGACGAAGAGCTTGCCGCCTACCGGCACATGCTGCTCATCCGCCGCTTCGAGGAAAAGGCCGGCCAGCTCTATGGCATGGGCTTCATCGGCGGCTTCTGCCATCTCTACATCGGCCAGGAAGCCGTCGTCACCGGCATGAAGATGGCGCTGATCGATGGCGACCAGATGATCACCGCCTATCGCGATCACGGCCACATGCTGGCGATGGAGCTTTCGCCGCGTGGTGTCATGGCCGAGCTGACCGGACGCCGCGGCGGCCTGTCCAGGGGCAAGGGTGGCTCCATGCACATGTTCTCCAAGGAGAAGCATTTTTACGGCGGCCACGGCATTGTCGGCGCGCAGGTGTCTCTGGGCACGGGCCTCGCCTTCGCCAACCGCTATCGTGAAAACAACAATGTCTCGCTGACTTATTTCGGCGACGGCGCCGCCAACCAGGGCCAGGTCTATGAAAGCTTCAACATGGCCTCGCTGTGGAAGTTGCCGGTGATCTACATCATCGAGAACAACCGCTACGCCATGGGCACCTCGGTCTCGCGCTCGTCGGCGGAAACCAATTTTTCGCATCGCGGCGCTTCGTTCAAGATTCCGGGCATCCAGGTCGACGGCATGGATGTGCGGGCGGTCAAATCCGCCGGCGACCAGGCCACCGAATGGTGCCGTGCCGGCAACGGGCCGATCATTCTCGAAATGCAGACCTATCGCTATCGCGGTCACTCGATGTCCGACCCGGCGAAATACCGCTCCAAGGAAGAGGTCCAGAAGATGCGCTCGGACCATGACCCGATCGAGCAGGTCAAGGCGCGGTTGACACAGAAGAAGTGGGCGACCGAGGACGAATTGAAGGCCATCGACAAGGAGGTGCGCGACGTCGTCGCCGACGCCGCCGAATTTGCCCAGAACGATGCAGAGCCGGATCCGTCCGAGCTCTGGACCGATATCGTATTGTAA
- a CDS encoding bifunctional 2-C-methyl-D-erythritol 4-phosphate cytidylyltransferase/2-C-methyl-D-erythritol 2,4-cyclodiphosphate synthase codes for MTEGSENASAQGGVAVVIVAAGRGARAGQANGPKQYQCIGGRAVIAHTLEMFLAHPRTGQIVVAIHADDHELFRQAAGTHVQRVTAVIGGATRQESVRLGLLALKGHEPAQVLIHDAVRPFVDAELIDRTIAAIGEHEGALPALPVADTLKRESASGVVAETVSRSGLHAAQTPQGFPYGPILAAHDRAHQLGRLDFTDDAAIAEWAHIPVKIVPGSPDNVKLTWARDIAMAHQRLSSERIHFPDIRTGNGYDVHAFEPGDHVTLCGIAIPHEKKLSGHSDADVGLHALTDALLATCGAGDIGTHFPPSDPQWKGAASRIFVEHAARLVRERGGRIANADITLICEAPRVGPHREAMTSALSQMLGISADRISIKATTNEKLGFVGREEGIAAIATASVVFPGEVPE; via the coding sequence ATGACCGAGGGAAGTGAAAACGCGAGCGCGCAAGGCGGGGTTGCCGTGGTGATCGTCGCCGCCGGCCGCGGCGCTCGTGCCGGGCAGGCCAACGGGCCCAAGCAGTACCAGTGCATCGGCGGCCGCGCCGTCATTGCCCATACGCTGGAGATGTTCCTGGCCCATCCGCGAACCGGCCAGATCGTCGTCGCCATCCATGCCGACGATCATGAGCTGTTCCGGCAAGCGGCGGGCACCCACGTCCAGCGCGTCACCGCCGTCATCGGCGGCGCGACCAGGCAGGAGTCCGTCCGGCTCGGCTTGCTTGCGTTGAAAGGCCACGAACCGGCCCAGGTTCTCATTCACGACGCCGTGCGTCCATTCGTCGACGCGGAATTGATCGACCGCACCATCGCCGCCATCGGCGAACATGAGGGGGCGTTGCCCGCCCTGCCCGTCGCCGACACACTGAAGCGCGAATCGGCCTCCGGCGTGGTCGCAGAGACGGTTTCCCGCAGCGGGCTGCACGCGGCGCAAACGCCGCAAGGTTTTCCCTACGGGCCGATCCTTGCCGCGCATGACAGGGCGCATCAGCTGGGCAGGCTGGATTTCACCGACGACGCGGCCATCGCCGAATGGGCGCATATTCCGGTCAAGATCGTTCCGGGTTCGCCGGACAATGTCAAACTCACCTGGGCACGGGACATCGCCATGGCACACCAGCGGCTTTCCAGCGAACGGATACACTTTCCGGACATCCGCACCGGCAACGGCTACGACGTCCACGCCTTCGAGCCGGGCGACCATGTCACCCTGTGCGGCATCGCCATTCCGCATGAAAAGAAATTATCCGGCCATTCGGACGCCGATGTCGGCCTGCACGCCCTGACCGACGCGCTGTTGGCGACCTGCGGCGCCGGCGACATCGGCACGCATTTTCCACCGTCCGATCCGCAGTGGAAGGGTGCCGCATCCCGGATATTCGTCGAACATGCGGCAAGACTGGTGCGCGAGCGCGGCGGCCGCATCGCCAATGCCGACATCACGTTGATCTGCGAGGCGCCGCGCGTCGGCCCGCACCGCGAGGCGATGACATCGGCCCTTTCCCAGATGCTGGGCATTTCCGCCGACCGCATCTCGATCAAGGCGACAACCAACGAGAAACTCGGCTTCGTCGGCCGTGAGGAAGGCATTGCGGCGATCGCCACCGCCAGCGTGGTGTTTCCCGGCGAGGTGCCGGAATGA
- the lipA gene encoding lipoyl synthase: MVTVLDTIANAPRLRHPEKAHKPDQEVLRKPDWIRVKAPVSKGYAETREIVKSHKLVTVCEEAGCPNIGECWEKKHATFMIMGEICTRACAFCNVATGIPTALDPDEPARVAHAVKQMGLSHVVITSVDRDDLADGGAQHFAEVIRAIRAATPSTTIEILTPDFLRKDGALEIVVAAKPDVFNHNLETVPSNYLKVRPGARYFHSIRLLQRVKELDPSIFTKSGIMVGLGEERNEILQLMDDLRSANVDFMTIGQYLQPSKKHHPVIRFVTPEEFKSFETIGRTKGFLLVASSPLTRSSHHAGDDFARLRAAREAQLQKSL; the protein is encoded by the coding sequence ATGGTCACTGTCCTCGACACGATCGCCAACGCGCCGCGGCTGCGGCATCCCGAGAAGGCGCACAAGCCCGACCAGGAAGTGCTGCGCAAACCCGACTGGATCCGCGTCAAGGCGCCGGTCTCCAAGGGTTACGCCGAGACACGCGAGATCGTGAAATCCCACAAGCTGGTGACGGTCTGCGAAGAGGCCGGCTGCCCCAACATCGGCGAGTGCTGGGAAAAGAAGCACGCCACCTTCATGATCATGGGCGAGATCTGCACGCGCGCCTGCGCGTTCTGCAACGTCGCCACCGGCATTCCAACGGCGCTCGACCCCGATGAGCCGGCCCGCGTCGCCCACGCCGTCAAGCAGATGGGCCTCAGCCACGTCGTCATCACCTCGGTCGATCGCGACGATCTTGCCGATGGCGGCGCACAGCATTTCGCCGAAGTCATTCGCGCCATCCGCGCGGCAACGCCTTCGACCACGATCGAAATCCTGACGCCCGATTTCCTGCGCAAGGATGGCGCCCTGGAGATCGTCGTGGCGGCCAAGCCCGACGTCTTCAACCACAATCTGGAAACCGTGCCGTCGAACTATCTGAAGGTTCGGCCGGGCGCCCGCTATTTCCATTCGATCAGGCTGCTGCAGCGGGTCAAGGAACTCGACCCGTCGATCTTCACCAAGTCAGGCATCATGGTGGGTCTGGGTGAGGAGCGGAATGAAATCCTGCAGCTGATGGACGATCTGCGTTCGGCCAATGTCGACTTCATGACCATCGGCCAGTATCTGCAGCCGTCCAAGAAGCACCATCCGGTGATCCGCTTCGTCACCCCGGAAGAGTTCAAGTCCTTCGAGACAATTGGCCGAACCAAGGGTTTCCTGCTGGTGGCATCGAGCCCGCTGACGCGCTCGTCGCACCATGCCGGCGACGATTTCGCCCGGCTGCGCGCAGCGCGGGAAGCGCAACTCCAGAAGTCGCTCTAG
- a CDS encoding SGNH/GDSL hydrolase family protein, whose protein sequence is MKTVLCYGDSLTWGYNAEGGRHAFEDRWPSVLQAGLGGGVQVIADGLNGRTTAFDDHLAGADRNGARLLPTVLTTHAPIDLIVIMLGANDMKPWIHGNPVAAKQGIQRLIDIVRGHDYPFDWPAPQILIVSPPLVSRTENADFKEMFAGGDDASKLLAPQYAGLADEAGCGFFDAGTVAQTTPLDGVHLDAENTRNIGKALTPVVRVMLEL, encoded by the coding sequence ATGAAGACGGTGCTTTGCTACGGCGACTCGCTGACCTGGGGCTACAATGCCGAAGGCGGCCGCCACGCCTTTGAGGATCGCTGGCCCAGCGTGCTGCAGGCAGGGCTCGGCGGCGGCGTCCAGGTCATCGCCGATGGTCTCAATGGCCGCACCACCGCCTTCGACGATCACCTTGCCGGTGCCGATCGCAACGGCGCGCGGCTGCTGCCGACGGTGCTGACGACGCACGCGCCGATCGACCTGATCGTCATCATGCTCGGCGCCAACGACATGAAGCCATGGATCCACGGCAATCCGGTTGCCGCCAAGCAAGGCATCCAGCGGCTGATCGACATCGTACGCGGCCACGACTATCCATTCGACTGGCCGGCGCCGCAGATCCTGATTGTTTCGCCGCCTCTCGTCAGCCGCACCGAAAATGCCGACTTCAAGGAAATGTTTGCCGGCGGCGACGACGCCTCGAAGCTGTTGGCGCCGCAATATGCCGGGCTCGCCGACGAAGCCGGCTGCGGCTTCTTCGATGCCGGCACGGTCGCGCAAACCACCCCTCTCGACGGCGTCCACCTCGACGCCGAAAACACGCGGAACATCGGCAAGGCCCTGACGCCCGTCGTGCGCGTCATGCTGGAACTGTGA
- the lpdA gene encoding dihydrolipoyl dehydrogenase, whose translation MAENYDVIIIGSGPGGYVTAVRSAQLGFKTAIVEREHLGGICLNWGCIPTKALLRSAEIMHYSDHLKDYGLKLDGKVSVDTSAVVDRSRKVSLRLNGGVGFLMKKNKVDVIWGEAKLSKPGEIVVSKTGKKPMEPQPPVPKGIKGEGTYAAKHIILATGARPRALPGIEPDGKLIWTYFEAMVPKEMPKSLLVMGSGAIGIEFASFYRTMGAEVTVVELLPAVMPVEDAEVSKFAQKQFEKQGMKIILEAKVTKVEKGANSVTAHVEMKDGKVEKITADRMISAVGVQGNIENLGLETLGVKTERGCVVIDGYGKTNVPGIYAIGDVAGPPMLAHKAEHEGVVCIEKIANFPGVHATDKFKIPGCTYCNPQVASVGLTEAKAKAEGKDIRVGRFQFAANGKAIALGEDQGFIKTIFDKKTGQLLGAHMVGAEVTELIQGFVVAMNLETTEEELMHTIFPHPTLSEMMKESVLDAYGRALNA comes from the coding sequence GTGGCTGAGAACTACGACGTCATCATCATCGGCTCCGGCCCCGGCGGCTATGTCACGGCGGTGCGTTCCGCCCAGCTCGGCTTCAAGACGGCGATCGTCGAGCGCGAGCACCTCGGCGGCATCTGCCTCAACTGGGGCTGCATCCCGACCAAGGCGCTGCTGCGCTCAGCCGAGATCATGCACTATTCCGATCATTTGAAGGACTATGGGCTGAAGCTCGACGGCAAGGTCAGCGTCGACACATCGGCCGTCGTCGACCGCTCCCGCAAGGTTTCGCTGCGGCTCAATGGCGGCGTCGGCTTCCTGATGAAGAAGAACAAGGTCGACGTCATCTGGGGCGAGGCCAAGCTGTCGAAACCGGGCGAGATCGTCGTCTCCAAGACGGGCAAGAAGCCGATGGAACCGCAGCCGCCGGTGCCGAAAGGCATCAAGGGCGAGGGCACCTACGCCGCCAAGCACATCATCCTGGCGACCGGCGCCCGGCCGCGCGCGCTGCCCGGCATCGAGCCGGACGGCAAGCTGATCTGGACCTACTTCGAGGCCATGGTGCCGAAGGAGATGCCGAAGTCGCTGCTGGTGATGGGCTCGGGCGCCATCGGCATCGAATTCGCCTCCTTCTATCGCACCATGGGTGCCGAGGTGACCGTGGTCGAGCTTCTGCCCGCGGTGATGCCGGTCGAGGATGCTGAAGTCTCAAAATTCGCGCAGAAGCAGTTCGAAAAGCAAGGCATGAAGATCATTCTCGAAGCCAAGGTGACCAAGGTCGAGAAGGGTGCCAACTCGGTCACCGCGCATGTCGAGATGAAGGACGGCAAGGTCGAGAAGATCACCGCCGACCGCATGATCTCGGCCGTCGGCGTGCAAGGCAACATCGAGAACCTTGGCCTGGAGACGCTTGGCGTGAAGACCGAGCGCGGCTGCGTCGTCATCGATGGCTACGGCAAGACCAATGTGCCCGGCATCTATGCCATCGGCGATGTCGCCGGCCCGCCGATGCTTGCCCATAAGGCCGAGCATGAAGGCGTGGTTTGCATCGAGAAGATCGCCAATTTCCCTGGCGTGCATGCCACCGACAAGTTCAAGATTCCGGGCTGCACCTACTGCAATCCGCAGGTTGCCTCCGTCGGCCTGACGGAAGCGAAAGCCAAGGCCGAAGGCAAGGATATCCGCGTCGGCCGCTTCCAGTTCGCAGCCAACGGCAAGGCCATCGCGCTCGGCGAGGACCAGGGCTTCATCAAGACCATCTTCGACAAGAAGACCGGCCAGTTGCTCGGCGCCCACATGGTCGGCGCCGAAGTGACCGAACTGATCCAGGGTTTCGTTGTGGCGATGAACCTCGAAACCACCGAGGAAGAGCTGATGCACACCATCTTCCCGCATCCGACGCTGTCGGAGATGATGAAGGAGAGCGTGCTCGACGCCTATGGCCGCGCGCTGAACGCATGA
- a CDS encoding type II toxin-antitoxin system RatA family toxin, translated as MPKFEATRRVAHTPQQMFALVADVEAYPQFLPLCEALTVRSRKERDGRTVLLADMSIGYKAIRETFTTQVLLKPDENAIDVKYIDGPFKYLSNVWRFEPDGAGCAVRFFIDYEFKSRILGALMGTMFDRAFRMFAEAFEKRADVIYGVARQA; from the coding sequence ATGCCGAAATTCGAAGCCACCCGCCGCGTCGCTCACACGCCGCAGCAGATGTTCGCGCTGGTCGCCGATGTCGAGGCCTATCCGCAGTTCCTGCCGCTGTGCGAAGCGCTGACCGTGCGCTCGCGCAAGGAGCGTGACGGACGCACCGTTCTCCTTGCCGACATGAGCATCGGCTACAAGGCGATCCGCGAAACCTTCACGACGCAGGTGCTTTTGAAGCCCGACGAGAACGCCATCGACGTGAAATACATCGATGGCCCGTTCAAATATCTGAGCAATGTCTGGCGTTTCGAACCCGATGGCGCCGGCTGCGCCGTGCGCTTCTTCATCGACTATGAGTTCAAGAGCCGCATCCTGGGCGCGCTGATGGGCACCATGTTCGACCGCGCCTTTCGCATGTTCGCCGAGGCTTTCGAAAAGCGCGCCGACGTCATCTACGGTGTCGCGCGGCAGGCCTAA
- the dusB gene encoding tRNA dihydrouridine synthase DusB, translated as MVNVTKLAAPLDVGGVSIRNRVFLAPMSGITDQPFRQRAHAHGAGLVVSEMVASGELAKGRAGFDLRIRHSGLPVHMVQLAGREAIHMAEGARIAAGEGADIIDINMGCPAKKVTGGYAGSALMLDLDHALSLIEAVVGAVKVPVTVKMRLGWDEGALNAPTLARRAEQAGVSMVTVHGRTRCQFYQGKADWRAIARVKEAVSIPVVANGDVCSPAEAAAILDQSGADAVMVGRAHYGAPWIAGGIAAAAAGEMAVGVPQDPTALADYVVAHYEDMLALYGVESGLRQARKHLGWYLDRHAVADDSRKAILTAFEPVRVVALLRDVFSRDPQPLNLRSAA; from the coding sequence ATGGTTAATGTGACCAAATTGGCCGCTCCGCTCGACGTCGGCGGCGTGAGTATCCGCAATCGCGTGTTCCTCGCGCCGATGTCCGGGATTACGGACCAACCGTTCCGGCAGCGCGCACATGCGCATGGCGCGGGCCTTGTCGTGTCCGAAATGGTGGCCAGCGGCGAACTCGCCAAGGGCCGGGCCGGCTTCGACCTGCGCATACGTCATTCCGGCCTGCCCGTCCATATGGTGCAGCTTGCCGGCCGCGAGGCGATCCATATGGCCGAAGGCGCGCGTATAGCCGCGGGCGAGGGCGCCGATATCATCGACATCAACATGGGCTGCCCGGCCAAGAAGGTCACCGGCGGTTATGCCGGCTCGGCATTGATGCTGGACCTCGACCATGCGCTCTCGCTGATCGAAGCCGTGGTCGGCGCGGTCAAGGTGCCGGTTACGGTCAAGATGCGGCTCGGCTGGGACGAGGGCGCGCTCAACGCGCCGACGCTCGCACGCCGTGCCGAGCAGGCAGGCGTCAGCATGGTCACCGTGCATGGCCGCACGCGCTGCCAGTTCTATCAGGGCAAGGCCGACTGGCGCGCGATTGCCCGCGTCAAGGAGGCCGTCTCAATCCCGGTGGTCGCCAATGGCGATGTCTGTTCCCCGGCTGAGGCCGCCGCGATCCTCGATCAGTCTGGCGCCGACGCGGTGATGGTCGGCCGCGCGCATTACGGCGCGCCCTGGATCGCCGGCGGCATCGCAGCCGCGGCCGCGGGCGAAATGGCGGTTGGCGTGCCGCAAGATCCTACGGCGCTGGCCGACTATGTCGTCGCCCACTACGAGGACATGCTGGCGCTTTACGGCGTGGAGAGCGGCTTGCGGCAGGCGCGCAAGCATCTGGGCTGGTATCTCGATCGCCATGCCGTCGCCGACGACAGCCGGAAGGCAATATTGACCGCGTTCGAACCGGTCCGCGTCGTTGCCTTGCTGCGGGATGTGTTTTCGCGCGATCCGCAACCCTTGAACCTGCGGAGCGCCGCATGA
- a CDS encoding CinA family protein, with translation MSNAELANSLLLACQQRGIMLATAESCTGGLIIAALTDIAGSSAVVDRGFITYSNEAKMEMLGVSAETLDAHGAVSRETVLEMAAGALAHSRASLSLAVTGIAGPGGGSADKPVGLVWFGLALAGHPVVAERQLFGHKGREFIRHETVRHALKLGLQALGQN, from the coding sequence ATGAGTAACGCCGAGCTCGCAAACTCTCTGCTGCTGGCCTGCCAGCAACGTGGCATCATGCTGGCGACGGCGGAAAGCTGCACCGGCGGCCTGATCATCGCGGCGCTCACCGACATTGCCGGCTCCTCCGCTGTGGTCGACCGCGGCTTCATCACCTATTCCAACGAAGCCAAGATGGAGATGCTCGGCGTTTCCGCCGAAACGCTCGACGCGCATGGAGCTGTATCGCGCGAAACGGTGCTGGAGATGGCGGCCGGCGCGCTGGCGCATTCACGCGCAAGCCTTTCTCTTGCCGTTACCGGCATTGCCGGTCCTGGCGGAGGTTCGGCCGACAAGCCGGTCGGTCTCGTCTGGTTCGGGCTAGCCCTGGCCGGCCACCCGGTTGTCGCCGAGCGCCAGCTGTTTGGCCACAAGGGCCGCGAATTTATCCGCCACGAGACGGTGAGACACGCCCTGAAGCTGGGCCTGCAAGCGCTTGGTCAGAATTAG
- a CDS encoding pyruvate dehydrogenase complex dihydrolipoamide acetyltransferase: protein MPINITMPALSPTMEEGNLSKWLVKEGDKVSPGDVIAEIETDKATMEVEAVDEGTVAKLVVPAGTEGVKVNALIAVLAAEGEDAGAAAKSGGAAAAKAEAKRDEAPISPPVGEMSAKPTEGGAVPPSSQREAPPSGLPSLPPLGISPTGGEIRQSPEGRTFASPLARRIAKEAGVDVSAVTGTGPHGRVVKADVDAAIAGGGAKAAPAAKAPAGAPAAAPAVKAMSDEQVLKLFEEGSYELVPHDNMRKTIARRLVEAKTTIPHFYLTLDCELDALLALRTQINAAAPVKKTDKGEAPAYKLSVNDMVIKAMALALKAVPDANASWTESAMVKHKHADVGVAVSIPGGLITPIIRHADEKTLSTISNEMKDLASRARSRKLKPEEYQGGTTAVSNLGMFGIKDFAAVINPPHATILAVGAGEERAVVKNGEIKIATVMSVTLSTDHRAVDGALGAELLVAFKRLIENPMGMLV, encoded by the coding sequence ATGCCAATCAACATCACCATGCCGGCGCTCTCGCCCACAATGGAAGAGGGCAATCTGTCAAAGTGGCTCGTGAAGGAGGGCGACAAGGTTTCGCCGGGCGATGTCATAGCCGAGATCGAGACCGACAAGGCGACGATGGAAGTCGAAGCCGTCGATGAGGGTACGGTTGCAAAGCTCGTCGTTCCAGCCGGCACCGAAGGCGTCAAGGTCAACGCGCTGATCGCCGTGCTCGCAGCCGAGGGCGAGGATGCGGGGGCGGCGGCAAAAAGCGGTGGTGCTGCGGCGGCGAAGGCGGAAGCCAAGCGAGACGAGGCGCCAATCTCCCCACCCGTGGGGGAGATGTCGGCGAAGCCGACAGAGGGGGGCGCTGTCCCGCCGTCCTCTCAGCGCGAGGCGCCCCCCTCTGGCCTGCCCTCTTTGCCACCACTTGGCATCTCCCCCACGGGGGGGGAGATCCGCCAGTCGCCGGAAGGCCGTACCTTCGCCTCGCCGCTCGCACGCCGCATCGCCAAGGAGGCCGGCGTCGATGTCTCGGCGGTGACCGGCACGGGCCCGCATGGCCGGGTGGTGAAAGCCGATGTCGATGCCGCGATTGCCGGCGGCGGTGCCAAGGCAGCACCGGCGGCCAAGGCCCCGGCTGGCGCGCCGGCCGCTGCTCCGGCGGTGAAGGCGATGTCGGACGAACAGGTGCTAAAACTGTTCGAGGAAGGCTCCTACGAGCTCGTCCCGCACGACAACATGCGCAAGACCATTGCGCGGCGTCTGGTCGAGGCCAAGACCACCATCCCGCATTTCTACCTGACGCTCGACTGCGAGCTCGATGCGCTCTTGGCATTGCGTACGCAGATCAATGCGGCGGCGCCGGTGAAGAAGACCGACAAGGGCGAGGCTCCCGCCTACAAGCTGTCGGTCAACGACATGGTGATCAAGGCGATGGCGCTGGCGCTGAAGGCGGTGCCTGATGCCAACGCCTCATGGACCGAAAGCGCCATGGTCAAGCACAAGCATGCCGATGTCGGCGTTGCCGTCTCGATCCCCGGCGGCCTGATCACGCCGATCATCCGGCATGCGGACGAAAAGACGCTGTCCACCATCTCCAACGAGATGAAGGACCTGGCAAGCCGGGCCCGCAGCCGCAAGCTGAAGCCGGAAGAGTATCAGGGCGGCACGACGGCGGTGTCGAACCTCGGCATGTTCGGCATCAAGGACTTTGCCGCCGTCATCAACCCGCCGCATGCGACGATCCTGGCTGTGGGTGCCGGCGAGGAGCGGGCGGTGGTCAAGAACGGCGAGATCAAAATCGCGACCGTGATGTCGGTGACGCTGTCGACCGATCATCGCGCCGTTGACGGAGCGCTGGGCGCCGAACTGCTGGTCGCCTTCAAGCGGCTGATCGAAAATCCGATGGGCATGCTGGTCTAA